In one window of Deltaproteobacteria bacterium DNA:
- a CDS encoding error-prone DNA polymerase, with product MSASTRSIHTPGAPAHAALWCKSHFSFLEGASHPEELVEQAHRLGLRAIALTDRDGVYGVVRAHVRARELGVHLIVGAQITVDDGDAIVLLCETREGYANLCRLLTKGRLRCPKGESRVSWAEVADHATGLCALYGVAPSGGAGSRLGDPAEPMAVARLLRDAFAGRVFAVLDRHQLPDEAERERRIRTRSRIYGMPTIAAPEVLYHDRARRPLQDVLTCVRHGVRIHEAGRLTKPSDEFALHSIFEFRRLYADDEDAVRRTRELADRCGFGMDELRYRYPSENLPDGMTGNEWLRHLTFEGARGRYRGDVPPEVARQLEKELRVIEKLDYGGYFLTMWEIVRFCREHEILCQGRGSAANSAVCFCLGVTAIDPVRMDLLFERFLSEDRNEPPDIDLDIMHDRREEVIQWVYGRYGRDRAAMVANFIRYRPRSAVRDVGKALGMAEVSLDRVAKLLSHWGGGVAPQAFVQAGLDPETPTHRMAIALANEILDFPRHLSIHPGGFLLGHEPVHDLVPIENASMEDRTVIQWDKEDVESLGLFKVDLLGLGALTHLDHAFRLLKAHRDVDLGMATIPPDDARTFDRIDRADTVGVFQIESRAQMAMLPRLRPRNFYDLVIEVAIVRPGPISGGMVHPYLRRRAGEEPVEFPHPCLEPVLRKTLGVPLFQEQVMKLAVVAADYTPGEADQLRRDMAAWRRSGRLEGHREKLMTRMVAKGITPEFAERVFEQIRGFGEYGFPESHAASFALISYATAWMRENFPVEFTCGLLNALPMGFYSAATIIDDAKRLGVEIRPIDVAASDDACTQESTGGPPPMDFAVRVGLRFVKGLAAALIERIVAERARAPFASLDDFAARVRPDARTFRLLAEAGAFESLTAHRREALWNVLALSRSESKPLALRERDEAPDLHALDALETIDWDYRAMALSTRGHPLGALRPRLRELGLFPASIVNAKPNRRRVRYAGLVICRQRPDTAGGTTFMTLEDETGFVNLIIRPSVFERHAALIKTAPFLGVAGLLHSEQSVVHLVADEFWTPEIFTPTRKRSRDFH from the coding sequence ATGTCCGCAAGCACGCGCAGCATTCATACGCCCGGCGCGCCCGCGCACGCCGCGCTGTGGTGCAAGAGCCACTTCTCGTTCCTCGAAGGGGCGTCGCACCCCGAGGAACTCGTGGAGCAGGCGCACCGGCTCGGGCTGCGGGCGATCGCCCTGACCGACCGCGACGGCGTGTACGGCGTGGTCCGCGCGCACGTGCGGGCGCGGGAACTCGGCGTGCACCTGATCGTCGGCGCGCAGATCACCGTGGACGACGGCGACGCGATCGTGCTGCTGTGCGAAACGCGCGAGGGCTACGCGAACCTGTGCCGGCTCCTCACGAAAGGACGGCTGCGCTGCCCCAAGGGCGAGAGCCGCGTGTCGTGGGCCGAGGTCGCCGATCACGCGACGGGCCTGTGCGCCCTATACGGTGTCGCGCCGAGCGGCGGCGCGGGGAGCCGTCTGGGCGATCCGGCGGAACCGATGGCCGTCGCGCGGCTGTTGCGCGACGCCTTCGCGGGCCGCGTCTTCGCCGTGCTGGACCGCCACCAACTGCCCGACGAAGCCGAGCGCGAGCGCCGGATCCGGACGCGGTCACGCATCTACGGAATGCCGACGATCGCCGCGCCCGAGGTGCTCTATCACGACCGCGCGCGGCGACCGTTGCAGGACGTGCTGACGTGCGTGCGCCACGGCGTGCGGATTCACGAAGCGGGCCGACTCACGAAGCCGAGCGACGAATTCGCCCTGCACTCGATCTTCGAATTCCGGCGCCTCTACGCCGACGACGAGGACGCGGTCCGGCGCACGCGCGAGCTGGCGGACCGGTGCGGGTTCGGCATGGACGAGCTGCGCTATCGGTATCCGTCCGAGAACCTGCCCGACGGCATGACGGGAAACGAGTGGCTGCGCCATTTGACCTTCGAGGGCGCGCGCGGCCGCTACCGGGGCGATGTGCCGCCCGAGGTCGCGCGTCAGCTCGAAAAGGAGCTGCGCGTCATCGAAAAGCTCGACTACGGCGGCTACTTCCTGACGATGTGGGAGATCGTGCGCTTCTGCCGCGAGCACGAGATCCTGTGCCAGGGCCGGGGCTCGGCCGCGAACTCCGCCGTGTGCTTCTGTCTCGGCGTCACGGCCATTGACCCGGTGCGCATGGATCTGCTGTTCGAGCGCTTTTTGTCGGAGGACCGCAACGAGCCGCCCGACATCGACCTGGACATCATGCACGACCGGCGCGAGGAGGTGATCCAGTGGGTGTACGGCCGCTACGGTCGCGACCGGGCGGCGATGGTCGCCAACTTCATCCGCTACCGGCCGCGTTCGGCGGTGCGCGACGTGGGCAAGGCGCTGGGCATGGCCGAGGTGTCGCTCGACCGCGTGGCCAAGCTGCTGTCGCACTGGGGCGGCGGCGTCGCGCCGCAGGCGTTCGTACAGGCGGGGCTCGACCCCGAAACGCCGACGCATCGGATGGCGATCGCGCTGGCGAACGAGATCCTGGATTTCCCGCGCCACCTGTCGATCCACCCAGGCGGGTTCCTGCTCGGTCACGAACCGGTGCACGATCTGGTCCCCATCGAAAACGCGTCGATGGAGGATCGCACGGTCATCCAGTGGGACAAGGAAGACGTGGAGAGCCTCGGTCTGTTCAAGGTCGATCTGCTCGGGCTCGGCGCACTCACGCACCTCGACCACGCGTTCCGGCTGCTGAAAGCGCACCGCGACGTGGACCTGGGCATGGCGACGATTCCGCCGGACGACGCGCGGACCTTCGACCGGATCGACCGCGCCGACACGGTGGGGGTGTTCCAGATCGAGAGCCGCGCCCAGATGGCGATGCTGCCCCGCCTGCGTCCGCGGAATTTCTACGATCTCGTCATCGAGGTGGCGATCGTGCGGCCGGGCCCCATCAGCGGCGGCATGGTGCACCCCTACCTGCGTCGGCGCGCGGGAGAGGAGCCGGTGGAGTTCCCGCATCCGTGTCTCGAGCCCGTGCTCAGGAAAACCCTCGGCGTTCCGCTGTTTCAGGAGCAGGTCATGAAGCTCGCCGTGGTCGCCGCCGACTACACCCCCGGCGAGGCCGATCAGCTTCGGCGCGACATGGCCGCGTGGCGACGCAGCGGACGGCTCGAGGGCCACCGCGAAAAACTCATGACGCGCATGGTGGCCAAGGGCATCACGCCCGAGTTCGCCGAGCGTGTCTTCGAGCAGATCCGCGGCTTCGGCGAGTACGGATTCCCCGAGTCCCACGCGGCGAGCTTCGCCCTCATCAGCTACGCCACCGCGTGGATGCGGGAGAATTTCCCCGTCGAGTTCACCTGCGGCCTGCTCAACGCGCTGCCGATGGGCTTCTACTCCGCGGCCACCATCATCGACGACGCGAAGCGACTCGGCGTCGAGATCCGCCCCATCGACGTGGCGGCGAGCGACGACGCCTGTACGCAGGAATCGACCGGCGGGCCGCCGCCGATGGACTTCGCCGTGCGCGTGGGGCTGCGTTTCGTGAAGGGGCTCGCCGCGGCGCTGATCGAGCGGATCGTCGCCGAACGCGCGCGCGCGCCCTTTGCCTCGCTCGACGATTTCGCCGCGCGGGTGCGCCCCGACGCGCGGACGTTTCGCCTGCTCGCCGAGGCCGGCGCGTTCGAGTCGCTCACCGCGCACCGGCGCGAGGCGCTGTGGAATGTGCTCGCCCTTTCGCGTTCCGAATCCAAACCGCTCGCCCTGCGCGAGCGCGACGAAGCTCCGGATCTTCACGCGCTCGATGCGCTCGAGACGATCGACTGGGACTACCGCGCGATGGCGCTGTCCACGCGCGGCCATCCGCTCGGCGCGCTGCGGCCGCGCCTGCGGGAGCTCGGCCTGTTTCCGGCGTCGATCGTCAACGCGAAGCCGAACCGGCGGCGGGTGCGTTACGCGGGTCTGGTGATCTGCCGGCAGCGGCCCGACACGGCGGGCGGAACCACGTTCATGACGCTCGAAGACGAGACGGGCTTCGTCAATCTCATCATTCGGCCGAGCGTCTTCGAGCGGCACGCGGCGCTCATCAAGACCGCGCCGTTTCTCGGCGTCGCCGGCCTGCTGCACTCCGAGCAGAGCGTGGTGCACCTCGTCGCCGACGAGTTCTGGACGCCGGAGATCTTCACCCCGACGCGCAAACGCAGTCGGGATTTCCACTGA